A genomic segment from Spirosoma sp. SC4-14 encodes:
- a CDS encoding sigma-70 family RNA polymerase sigma factor, whose translation MTTGQSDAQLWKAFKAGDKAAYELLYNRHFKALSHYGYRLTPQKAVVEDAIQDVFIDLWRRREHLSDVEQVKFYFFRALRNQLIRNARHDVFESSEDIGNFLDLLVHPSIEQQSIEQETLLAETYSVQAAIATLTNRQREVIHLRFYQGLSLDEIAQVMGLTKQAVNNLISKSYTALRITLKAAKAILLLLLLK comes from the coding sequence TTGACTACAGGTCAGTCGGACGCGCAATTATGGAAGGCGTTTAAAGCGGGCGATAAGGCAGCTTATGAGTTGTTGTACAATCGTCACTTTAAAGCGCTGAGCCATTATGGATATCGGTTGACTCCTCAAAAAGCAGTAGTCGAAGATGCTATTCAGGACGTTTTCATCGATCTATGGCGACGCAGGGAACATTTAAGTGATGTCGAACAAGTCAAATTTTATTTTTTCCGGGCCTTACGTAATCAACTGATCCGTAACGCCCGTCACGATGTCTTCGAAAGTTCTGAAGATATAGGCAATTTTTTAGACCTACTGGTTCATCCATCCATTGAACAACAATCCATTGAGCAGGAAACGCTTCTGGCTGAAACCTACTCTGTGCAAGCCGCAATTGCCACCTTAACGAACCGGCAACGAGAAGTGATTCATCTTCGTTTTTACCAAGGGCTGAGCCTTGATGAAATTGCCCAAGTAATGGGGCTGACCAAACAGGCTGTAAACAACCTCATCTCCAAATCATACACCGCACTCCGCATAACGCTTAAAGCCGCCAAGGCAATATTACTCCTATTACTTCTTAAGTGA
- a CDS encoding DUF6671 family protein: MDYVLASEGSFGPHPYLPFLACDEEILYFIDRKRGFHLHLSLVSEMTNYRMGQVDSWEALLAFAEAAWFPSHGLILRPTDRATNGPIFKGIQSTQALQTAYEASRSYCSQGAIWVETDMRAQFNPTRMEVIGELATRLADRLLRLCPACHTPGWGKVGAEKGLPCRQCGQQTELINREIDGCVLCTYKEVRGRSDALSQADPEDCPVCNP; this comes from the coding sequence GTGGACTACGTCCTGGCCAGTGAGGGTAGCTTTGGCCCGCACCCGTATCTGCCTTTCCTGGCCTGTGATGAGGAGATCCTTTATTTTATTGACCGAAAGCGGGGGTTCCATCTGCATCTTTCGCTCGTCAGTGAAATGACAAACTACCGTATGGGGCAGGTAGACAGCTGGGAAGCCTTATTGGCTTTTGCCGAGGCAGCCTGGTTTCCTTCCCATGGGCTCATTCTACGTCCGACGGATAGGGCTACCAATGGCCCCATTTTTAAAGGCATCCAATCAACGCAGGCTCTTCAAACTGCTTACGAAGCGTCCAGGAGCTACTGCAGCCAAGGAGCTATTTGGGTTGAAACCGATATGCGGGCCCAGTTTAACCCCACTCGTATGGAAGTAATTGGTGAACTGGCCACCCGGCTGGCGGATCGGTTATTGCGTTTATGCCCGGCCTGTCACACCCCTGGCTGGGGCAAAGTGGGGGCCGAAAAAGGGCTACCCTGTCGCCAGTGTGGCCAGCAAACAGAACTAATTAATCGCGAAATCGATGGGTGTGTATTATGTACGTATAAAGAGGTACGAGGACGATCCGATGCACTCTCACAAGCAGACCCAGAGGATTGCCCCGTTTGTAATCCCTGA
- a CDS encoding NADP-dependent isocitrate dehydrogenase, protein MTPITVAKGDGIGPEIMDATLQIILAAGAQLAIEEIQVGEQVYLAGNTSGIASEAWDSIRRNKVFLKAPITTPQGGGYKSLNVTTRKMLGLYANVRPCTSLFPFVKTKHPAMDVVIIRENEEDLYAGIEHQQTDEVVQCLKLISRPGCEKIVRYAFEYARHYGRHKVSCFTKDNIMKQTDGLFHQVFDEIASEYPDLQNEHWIVDIGAAKLADTPQAFDVIVMPNLYGDILSDVAAQIAGSVGLAGSANIGEEVAMFEAIHGSAPRRAGQNLANPSGLLQGAIMMLNHIGQFAVAERVHNAWLKTIEDGVHTYDIYKEGVSSQQVGTREFAQAVIDRLGEKPATLKGVSHSNETPLQLPAYRRKASAPKELIGVDVFVHWSGSNPQELAARVSGIQSADLPLSLITNRGIKVWPDGFRETFCTDHWRCRFLPTQGHSVTKQQIVDLLAKAIEADLDTIKTENLYAFHGKPAFSMGQGQ, encoded by the coding sequence ATGACCCCCATAACAGTTGCCAAAGGAGATGGCATCGGTCCTGAGATTATGGACGCCACGTTACAAATTATCCTGGCTGCGGGCGCTCAGCTGGCCATCGAAGAGATCCAGGTTGGTGAGCAGGTATACCTGGCCGGAAACACATCCGGCATCGCCAGCGAAGCCTGGGACAGCATCCGCCGAAACAAGGTGTTTCTTAAGGCACCCATTACCACCCCCCAGGGGGGCGGCTACAAGAGCCTCAACGTGACCACCCGTAAAATGTTGGGGCTCTACGCCAACGTACGTCCCTGCACCAGTTTATTCCCCTTTGTCAAAACCAAACATCCGGCTATGGATGTGGTCATCATCCGGGAAAATGAAGAAGATTTGTACGCGGGTATCGAGCACCAGCAGACCGATGAAGTGGTGCAGTGCCTCAAACTGATCAGTCGACCGGGCTGCGAGAAAATTGTGCGGTATGCCTTTGAATATGCCCGCCACTACGGCCGCCACAAAGTGAGTTGCTTTACCAAGGATAACATTATGAAGCAGACCGACGGTTTGTTTCACCAGGTATTCGACGAGATCGCCAGCGAGTATCCCGACTTGCAGAACGAACACTGGATTGTCGACATTGGCGCAGCCAAGCTGGCCGATACACCCCAAGCCTTCGATGTGATCGTGATGCCCAATCTCTACGGGGACATCTTGTCGGACGTAGCGGCTCAGATTGCCGGATCGGTGGGTCTAGCTGGATCGGCCAACATTGGCGAAGAGGTTGCCATGTTTGAGGCTATTCATGGGTCAGCGCCCCGCCGGGCGGGCCAAAATCTGGCTAACCCCTCGGGTTTGTTGCAGGGGGCCATCATGATGCTCAACCACATTGGCCAGTTCGCCGTCGCCGAGCGGGTACACAACGCCTGGCTCAAAACCATTGAAGATGGCGTCCATACCTACGATATCTATAAAGAAGGGGTTAGTAGCCAACAAGTCGGCACCCGCGAGTTTGCCCAGGCCGTTATTGACCGGCTTGGTGAGAAACCGGCTACCCTTAAAGGCGTATCCCACTCGAACGAAACACCCCTTCAACTTCCAGCTTACCGGCGTAAAGCCAGCGCCCCAAAAGAATTAATCGGTGTCGATGTGTTTGTCCACTGGTCAGGCAGTAACCCCCAGGAGCTGGCCGCCCGAGTGAGTGGAATTCAGTCCGCCGATCTCCCCTTGAGCCTGATTACCAACCGGGGCATTAAAGTGTGGCCCGATGGCTTTCGGGAAACATTTTGTACCGACCACTGGCGGTGTCGATTCCTACCGACCCAAGGCCATTCCGTCACCAAACAGCAGATCGTCGACCTATTGGCCAAGGCCATTGAAGCCGATCTGGATACGATCAAGACCGAAAACCTGTACGCTTTCCATGGAAAACCGGCCTTTTCCATGGGTCAGGGGCAATAA
- a CDS encoding LysR family transcriptional regulator, translating to MNHTLHQLQVFLKIAQTQSITKAADALYLTQPAVSIQLKNFQDQFDIPLTAIIGRKLYLTDFGREIAQAAEKIVNQVDAINHKTLAYKGLLYGKLSLSVVSTGKYVMPYFLSGFLAAHAGIELKMDVTNKQRVLESLAQNEVDFALVSILPQHLAVDRIELMPNKLYLVGGADSGQPVTEQAPSVLKTLPLIYREAGSGTRYVMETFIADHQVMVRKKLELTSNEAVKQAIMAGLGYSIMPLIGIRNEVQHGDLTIIPVTGLPLQTSWNLIWLKDRPFSPVAQAFMDYLTTHKEQIIRDRFAGYERY from the coding sequence ATGAATCACACGCTGCATCAGTTACAGGTATTCCTCAAAATCGCCCAAACGCAAAGTATCACCAAAGCGGCCGACGCCTTGTATCTGACCCAGCCAGCGGTGTCGATTCAGCTCAAAAACTTTCAGGATCAGTTTGATATTCCACTCACGGCGATCATCGGCCGCAAGCTCTATTTGACCGATTTTGGGCGGGAGATTGCCCAGGCTGCGGAAAAAATAGTGAACCAGGTCGATGCCATTAATCATAAAACACTGGCTTACAAAGGGCTGCTGTATGGTAAACTCAGCCTCTCGGTGGTCTCGACGGGGAAATATGTGATGCCGTATTTTTTGTCGGGCTTTCTGGCGGCCCATGCCGGCATCGAGCTAAAAATGGACGTCACCAACAAGCAGCGGGTGTTGGAAAGTCTGGCTCAGAATGAGGTGGATTTTGCCTTAGTGTCGATCTTGCCGCAGCATTTGGCTGTTGACCGCATCGAATTAATGCCCAATAAATTGTATTTGGTAGGCGGGGCTGATTCAGGACAGCCGGTGACGGAGCAGGCCCCTTCCGTGTTGAAAACGTTACCTTTGATTTACCGGGAGGCCGGTTCGGGTACCCGGTACGTGATGGAAACATTTATTGCTGACCATCAGGTAATGGTTCGTAAAAAGCTGGAACTAACCTCGAATGAAGCGGTGAAGCAAGCCATCATGGCTGGCCTGGGCTATTCGATTATGCCCTTGATTGGGATACGGAATGAAGTACAGCACGGGGATCTGACGATTATCCCGGTCACGGGGCTTCCGCTACAAACCTCCTGGAACCTGATTTGGCTGAAAGACCGGCCTTTCTCGCCCGTTGCTCAGGCCTTTATGGACTACCTGACGACCCATAAAGAGCAGATTATTCGCGACCGATTTGCCGGTTACGAGCGGTATTAA
- a CDS encoding hexameric tyrosine-coordinated heme protein has protein sequence METITLIPANSLITATPEEGRQLAIKIARLIIKTTQPDAQIRENLRAVYANDAMMLLAVGQTVAIEFSTIAAANDYWRVSL, from the coding sequence ATGGAAACTATAACATTGATTCCTGCGAATAGCCTCATCACGGCTACCCCGGAAGAAGGTCGCCAGTTAGCTATCAAAATAGCCCGGTTAATCATTAAAACGACTCAACCCGATGCCCAGATTCGGGAAAACCTGCGGGCTGTTTATGCCAATGATGCGATGATGTTACTAGCGGTTGGGCAAACTGTAGCTATCGAGTTTTCGACCATTGCGGCCGCTAACGACTACTGGCGTGTATCTCTCTAA
- a CDS encoding carboxymuconolactone decarboxylase family protein, with translation MEKRLKIGHIDPEFYKLLSAIDTHIASSGPTVSQLDLLKIRASQVNGCAYCIQSHTKDARAHGETEKRIYALDAWEESPYFSDEERALLALTEEVTMIREKRVSDRTYQQAIALFGETLTAQLIMAIISINAWNRIGIATRMTPA, from the coding sequence ATGGAAAAGCGTTTAAAAATTGGCCACATCGACCCTGAGTTCTATAAATTGCTTTCGGCCATAGATACGCACATCGCGAGTTCTGGCCCAACGGTATCCCAACTTGATTTGCTCAAAATCCGGGCATCTCAAGTTAATGGGTGCGCCTATTGTATTCAATCGCACACCAAAGATGCCCGGGCTCATGGCGAAACTGAAAAGCGCATCTACGCTCTGGATGCCTGGGAGGAAAGCCCTTATTTTTCGGATGAAGAACGGGCGTTACTGGCGCTAACTGAAGAAGTGACGATGATCCGCGAAAAACGGGTATCAGATAGGACTTATCAGCAGGCCATTGCTCTGTTTGGTGAAACACTAACGGCTCAACTCATCATGGCGATCATTAGTATAAACGCCTGGAATCGGATTGGTATAGCTACCCGTATGACGCCTGCCTGA
- a CDS encoding cupin domain-containing protein: protein MAYRNKIIRNAKTGQEIMFLHTAQNTDGQFLGMYATFQPQPKPTVLYCLPQQTVDFDVLSGELTILLKGKYKHLISGQAITIAANQPHALWNGSTQQTTINCRVRPALNTEYLLETVIGIASAEADNRKGISRMLQIALTANSFSNVFRLSNFPFIFQKVVFFFLTPIAYLAGLKPVYKEYID, encoded by the coding sequence ATGGCCTACCGGAATAAAATAATTCGCAATGCCAAAACAGGTCAGGAAATCATGTTCCTGCATACCGCCCAAAACACAGACGGTCAATTTCTGGGCATGTATGCTACATTTCAGCCACAGCCCAAACCCACAGTACTTTATTGTTTACCACAACAAACGGTGGATTTTGATGTATTATCGGGCGAGCTTACTATTCTTCTGAAGGGAAAATATAAGCACTTGATATCGGGCCAAGCAATAACTATTGCGGCTAATCAGCCTCATGCACTATGGAACGGATCAACTCAGCAAACGACCATCAATTGTCGGGTACGCCCTGCTCTTAACACTGAGTATCTTCTGGAAACAGTAATTGGAATAGCGAGTGCCGAAGCGGATAACCGGAAAGGTATTTCTCGAATGCTCCAAATCGCCTTAACGGCCAATTCGTTTTCGAATGTATTCAGGCTGAGCAATTTCCCCTTTATATTCCAAAAGGTTGTCTTCTTTTTCCTCACGCCAATTGCTTATTTAGCTGGCCTTAAACCCGTGTATAAGGAGTACATAGACTAA
- a CDS encoding catalase family peroxidase, with the protein MHTLSCTPNKSTGAGNSLKRNRFNVALQLTALTLSTLPGAHAQDGNAGIKSTTRATPIQVVDMFHTAFGKHDGRAVHAKGFILEGSFTPAPEARKLTKAAHLQSGSLPVLVRFSDFTGIPDIPDTVGASHPRGMAIKFQMPENQSTDIIFHSFNGFPVSTTDQFKVMLEAIGANREGNPATLNQFLATHPVAKTFLTTQKPFTPSWGTLAYFGVNSFKFTNKAGQSQYVRYQIIPEAGEQFLTAQQVAALGPNYLQEEIKERVAKKPVVFKLYAQIAQKGDKIKDPSIAWPDSRKRVLLGTVTITKVAANTVAEDKTLFFNPNNVPEGINIADPMLLDRARAYPISVGGRQGAFEVH; encoded by the coding sequence ATGCACACTCTTTCGTGTACGCCAAACAAGTCAACCGGCGCAGGCAATAGCCTTAAACGCAACCGATTTAACGTGGCTTTGCAGCTGACTGCGCTCACACTAAGCACACTGCCCGGAGCTCATGCTCAGGACGGGAATGCCGGTATCAAATCTACTACCAGAGCTACACCTATTCAGGTCGTTGATATGTTTCATACGGCTTTTGGTAAACATGACGGGCGGGCCGTTCATGCCAAGGGCTTCATTCTGGAGGGTAGTTTTACACCCGCACCCGAAGCTCGTAAGCTGACAAAAGCGGCCCATTTACAAAGCGGTTCGCTGCCGGTTCTCGTTCGATTCTCTGACTTTACGGGGATTCCCGATATTCCTGACACGGTAGGGGCCTCCCACCCACGGGGTATGGCCATCAAGTTTCAAATGCCCGAGAATCAATCGACCGATATCATCTTCCATAGTTTCAACGGCTTCCCTGTGTCCACAACGGATCAGTTTAAAGTCATGCTGGAAGCCATTGGGGCCAATCGAGAAGGAAATCCAGCCACGCTGAACCAGTTTCTGGCGACGCATCCTGTCGCGAAAACTTTTTTGACGACGCAAAAACCCTTCACCCCAAGCTGGGGAACGCTGGCCTACTTTGGCGTAAATTCATTTAAGTTTACCAACAAGGCTGGCCAATCGCAGTATGTTCGTTATCAGATCATTCCTGAAGCTGGTGAGCAGTTCCTGACGGCCCAGCAGGTTGCCGCTTTAGGCCCCAATTACCTACAGGAAGAAATTAAGGAGCGAGTGGCTAAGAAACCGGTTGTGTTTAAGCTGTATGCTCAGATTGCCCAGAAAGGCGATAAGATCAAAGATCCTTCAATTGCCTGGCCCGATAGCCGGAAGCGTGTTCTGCTCGGAACGGTGACAATCACTAAAGTGGCCGCGAATACGGTTGCGGAGGATAAAACGCTGTTTTTCAATCCCAACAACGTACCCGAAGGGATTAATATCGCCGACCCAATGCTGCTGGACCGGGCACGCGCGTATCCTATTTCGGTAGGTGGACGTCAGGGGGCGTTTGAAGTGCATTAA
- a CDS encoding SDR family NAD(P)-dependent oxidoreductase, which yields MRTVLITGATSGIGLSIANKLHENGFTVFGTSRFPERHQHKVAFMLLPLDITSEESIKNCLAALSAKTVVIDVLINNAGNDLNGSAEETSSTLARKQFEINFWGTVNMTKAVLPLMRAQKSGQIITIGSLAGLVGIPFQSFYVASKHALEGFLSR from the coding sequence ATGCGAACCGTATTGATTACCGGAGCAACCTCAGGTATTGGGTTGAGTATTGCCAACAAACTTCATGAAAACGGCTTTACCGTGTTTGGCACCAGTCGTTTTCCGGAACGGCATCAACACAAGGTTGCCTTTATGCTATTACCCTTGGACATAACGTCCGAAGAGTCGATAAAAAACTGTTTAGCTGCCTTATCGGCTAAAACGGTAGTGATCGACGTGTTGATAAATAACGCGGGAAATGACCTGAATGGAAGTGCCGAGGAAACCAGCTCGACATTAGCCCGCAAGCAGTTTGAGATTAATTTTTGGGGAACGGTCAATATGACAAAAGCCGTCTTGCCTTTGATGAGAGCCCAAAAAAGTGGTCAGATTATCACTATTGGCTCCCTGGCCGGACTGGTTGGAATTCCGTTTCAAAGCTTTTATGTGGCCTCGAAACATGCGCTGGAAGGTTTTTTAAGTCGTTAA
- a CDS encoding alpha/beta fold hydrolase — protein sequence MKTLLISLLLASAMLVTLTACKNDDDPSPAHTFVLVHGAWQAPYAWQYVKSQLEQKGQKVVVVELPGHGTDKTPPATVTMDAYRDKVIAAINNQSGNIILVGHSMGGVVVTATAEKIPARIDKLVYIGAFLPASGQSLLALALTDSTSLLGPALVPSADNLTLGIKSENLVPIFIQDGSDAVKKLVVDNYQPEPAIPFTNPVTLTAANFGKVDKYYVHTALDHAVGLPLQKRMVTAAGIKNTYTLNSSHCPFLSMPDQVTTVLMDIAK from the coding sequence ATGAAAACCTTACTTATCTCCCTCCTCTTGGCCAGTGCCATGCTGGTTACGCTTACCGCCTGTAAAAATGACGATGACCCATCACCGGCACACACATTTGTACTCGTACACGGTGCCTGGCAGGCTCCTTATGCCTGGCAGTATGTCAAGAGCCAACTGGAGCAAAAAGGCCAGAAGGTTGTCGTTGTCGAATTACCGGGCCACGGTACTGACAAAACACCCCCGGCTACGGTAACAATGGATGCCTATCGGGACAAAGTTATTGCAGCCATCAATAATCAATCCGGGAATATCATATTGGTCGGTCACAGTATGGGTGGGGTGGTGGTGACCGCAACGGCCGAGAAGATCCCGGCCCGAATTGATAAGCTGGTCTACATTGGTGCGTTTCTTCCAGCCAGCGGACAGTCGCTGCTGGCGTTGGCCCTGACAGACAGCACGTCGCTGCTTGGCCCTGCCTTGGTCCCGTCGGCCGACAACCTGACGCTGGGTATCAAGTCGGAGAACCTGGTTCCGATCTTTATTCAGGATGGATCGGACGCGGTAAAAAAACTGGTTGTCGATAACTACCAGCCCGAACCCGCTATTCCCTTCACCAATCCCGTGACACTGACTGCTGCCAATTTTGGAAAAGTAGATAAGTACTACGTGCATACGGCGCTGGATCATGCCGTGGGCCTGCCGCTGCAAAAGCGCATGGTGACAGCGGCAGGTATAAAAAATACATACACCCTCAATAGTAGTCACTGTCCGTTTCTTTCGATGCCTGATCAGGTGACAACTGTACTCATGGACATTGCCAAATAG
- a CDS encoding alpha/beta hydrolase: MEASKNRPILFITGAFVGNNCWDEWISFFCAKGYACSAPPWPYKDASPAELRSRQPDPDIASIRLAQLTDHYAEIANRYTEKPILIGHSIGGLMVQLLLQRDLGTAGVAIHPVAPQGLLTFELSFYKSTWHPLGLFTDSDESYLMSFEDWQYIFTNGMPYEAQREAYDKFVVPESKKVSRDGLTEAAHIDFSKYHPPLLITSGSTDHIIPASLNHTNYMKYKDSRSITDYKEFEGRNHFVLGQPTWREDAEYILNWLESTTV; encoded by the coding sequence ATGGAAGCAAGCAAAAATCGACCAATTCTATTTATTACGGGTGCCTTTGTCGGCAATAACTGTTGGGACGAATGGATCTCGTTCTTCTGCGCAAAAGGATATGCTTGTAGTGCACCGCCCTGGCCTTATAAGGATGCTTCGCCGGCTGAGCTCCGAAGCCGTCAGCCCGACCCGGATATTGCCTCCATCCGGCTGGCTCAGTTGACCGATCACTACGCTGAAATTGCCAATCGCTATACCGAAAAGCCCATCCTGATTGGCCACTCGATTGGCGGCCTGATGGTCCAGCTTTTACTACAACGAGATTTGGGGACCGCAGGCGTAGCCATTCATCCTGTTGCTCCACAAGGTCTCTTAACCTTTGAGCTATCTTTCTATAAATCGACCTGGCACCCGTTGGGCTTGTTTACCGATTCGGACGAAAGCTATCTAATGTCGTTTGAGGATTGGCAGTACATATTTACCAACGGGATGCCTTATGAGGCTCAGCGCGAAGCGTATGACAAATTTGTGGTGCCGGAATCAAAGAAAGTATCGAGGGATGGCCTAACCGAAGCGGCTCATATTGATTTCTCCAAATACCACCCACCGCTATTGATTACCTCCGGGAGCACCGACCACATCATTCCTGCTTCACTGAACCATACCAATTACATGAAGTACAAAGACAGCCGCTCCATTACCGATTACAAAGAATTTGAGGGGCGCAATCACTTTGTATTGGGCCAGCCAACGTGGCGTGAAGATGCCGAATACATCCTGAATTGGCTAGAGAGCACAACTGTTTAG
- a CDS encoding aldehyde dehydrogenase family protein — protein MDNLNPFTEEVIHSLPSAATSDVDTAFQVAKNASAAWASSNPLYRRDLLLKAARLISERQDEFIDWLTKEAGSTYIKGVIEVQQAHDILVEAASFPTRMHGRTMASTIDGKESYVYRKPLGVVSLISPWNFPLYLSMRTIAPALAVGNTMVVKPSVESLVTGGTIIAKLLEEAGFPAGVFNVVVGKSNLIGDYFTGHLFSKFVSFTGSTPVGKGIGRIAGESVKKLALELGGNNAFIVLNDADVGQAVAGAIFGKFLHQGQVCMATNRILVHESIYEEFKTKFVAHTQTLPYGDPADKQTVIGPVIDRKAVKRILGMIDESVKMGAVVETGNQVAGNVIQPTVLSNVTVDMPIFRDEIFGPAVSIMPFKTDEEAIALANATEYGLSGAVHTRDIYRGMKLARQVETGMIHINDQSDNDEVHAPFGGEKSSGTGRFGGDFMLEEMTTVQWVSVVHEPRQYPF, from the coding sequence ATGGATAACCTCAATCCATTTACGGAGGAGGTTATCCATTCGTTGCCGTCAGCCGCCACCAGTGATGTAGACACCGCTTTTCAGGTTGCCAAAAACGCGTCGGCTGCCTGGGCGTCCAGTAACCCCCTGTATCGCCGGGATTTGCTGCTCAAAGCCGCCCGGCTTATTTCCGAACGGCAGGATGAGTTCATCGACTGGCTAACCAAAGAAGCGGGAAGTACCTACATCAAAGGTGTTATTGAGGTACAACAGGCGCATGATATTCTGGTAGAAGCGGCCTCGTTTCCCACTCGGATGCACGGCCGGACAATGGCGTCGACCATTGATGGTAAAGAATCGTATGTGTACCGAAAGCCATTGGGTGTGGTAAGCCTGATAAGTCCCTGGAATTTTCCATTATACCTCTCCATGCGCACCATTGCACCTGCGCTGGCGGTTGGCAACACGATGGTCGTAAAGCCCTCGGTGGAGTCGTTGGTGACGGGTGGAACGATCATTGCCAAATTATTAGAAGAAGCGGGGTTCCCGGCCGGGGTGTTCAATGTAGTGGTAGGGAAATCAAATTTGATCGGCGACTATTTCACAGGTCATCTGTTTTCTAAATTTGTCTCGTTTACGGGCTCAACGCCAGTTGGGAAAGGTATTGGTCGAATTGCCGGCGAATCGGTTAAGAAGTTGGCACTCGAACTGGGTGGTAACAATGCGTTCATTGTGCTTAACGATGCCGATGTTGGTCAGGCTGTTGCGGGTGCCATCTTTGGGAAGTTTCTGCATCAGGGGCAGGTGTGCATGGCCACGAACCGAATTCTGGTTCATGAATCTATCTACGAAGAGTTCAAGACCAAATTTGTAGCCCATACCCAAACGTTACCTTATGGCGATCCGGCCGACAAACAGACGGTTATCGGACCAGTGATCGACAGAAAAGCGGTTAAGCGCATTCTGGGAATGATTGACGAGTCGGTTAAAATGGGGGCTGTCGTCGAAACAGGAAATCAGGTGGCAGGCAATGTCATACAACCCACGGTACTGTCGAACGTAACGGTTGATATGCCCATATTCCGGGATGAAATCTTCGGTCCTGCGGTAAGTATCATGCCGTTCAAAACCGATGAAGAAGCCATTGCACTGGCGAATGCCACCGAATATGGCCTAAGTGGTGCTGTGCATACGCGGGACATATACCGGGGTATGAAGCTGGCCCGGCAAGTCGAAACGGGTATGATCCACATCAACGACCAGTCAGACAATGACGAAGTACATGCGCCTTTTGGTGGCGAAAAGTCATCGGGTACAGGGCGCTTTGGCGGAGACTTCATGCTGGAAGAAATGACCACCGTTCAGTGGGTCAGTGTAGTGCACGAACCCCGGCAGTATCCCTTTTAA